CGCAGATAAAAAATCGACTCTTCATTCAACTGCCCCACCGTCGCGCCGTGCGTGCACTTCACGTCATCGGCATAAATTTCCAGTTGCGGCTTCGTATCAATCGTCGCGTCATCCGAGAGCAACAGGTTTTTGTTGGTCTGCTTCGCATCCGTCTTCTGCGCATCCGGACGCACCAAAATGCGACCGTGAAAAACTCCCCGCGATTTGCCGGCTAAAATTCCGTTGTAATACTCGTGGCTGTTGCAATGCGGTTTCGCATGCTCCACGATCATATGGTTGTCCGCCAACTGCTCGTCCTTCGTGAGGTAAAGACCATTCAGCACGCATTCCACCCGTTCCGCATCCAGGTTCGTCCAGATATTGTTGCGCGAAAGTTTCGCACCCAAGGCAATGGAATGAGCAATAAAATTGCAACCCTTTCCGAGTTGCACATTGACCGCTGCAATGTGAAACGCCTCCGGACTCTCGTCCTGAAACTTGCAATGCTCCACCACCGCGTCTTCACCAATGACCATCTCACTCACCACATTCGTGAAATACGGCCCATCCACCGTGCTGACATAACTCTCGATGACCGTCGCCTGACTCCCGCGCTCCGCGATAATCAAATTGCGCGGATGCACCGTTGTGCCCGGTTCCTTCGAAGTCGTCACGAACAACAAATGCACCGGCTCCTCGATCACCTTGCCCGCCGGCACATGGATAAAAGCGCCATCATGAAAAAACGCCGTGTTCAACGCCGAGAACGCCGTGCCTTCGGGCTTCACGTAACGTCCCAGATGCTTTTCCAACAAAGCCGAATCCGCCTCCAACGCCGCCGCCAGACTCCCCACCTTGATTCCATCTTTCTGCGGCAGTATGTGGGATAGCTCCTTCGAAAAATGCCCATTCACGAAAACCAACTTGCTCGACTTCAAACTCGTAAACGCAAATTGATTAATCGCCGCCTCATTCAGGCTCTCCTTCGAATAGGTAAAAACCGGCTTGAACGGCAGCTTCGTGATCGGCCCCACGTTGGTGAAGCGCCAATCCTCATCCTTCAATGTCGGGAAACCCAGCTCGGCGAATCGCGCGATGCTTGCCTTCCGAATCGGAAACAGCCACGAAGGATTTTTGATTTCCTTCTCCAACCGTTCGAACTTTTCCCAAAAGGAATCTGTTGCTGCCTGATTTTGCGTGCCTGGAATCATAGTCGATAACTTCTATCAGCCCTAAAT
This window of the Pedosphaera parvula Ellin514 genome carries:
- the sufD gene encoding Fe-S cluster assembly protein SufD; this encodes MIPGTQNQAATDSFWEKFERLEKEIKNPSWLFPIRKASIARFAELGFPTLKDEDWRFTNVGPITKLPFKPVFTYSKESLNEAAINQFAFTSLKSSKLVFVNGHFSKELSHILPQKDGIKVGSLAAALEADSALLEKHLGRYVKPEGTAFSALNTAFFHDGAFIHVPAGKVIEEPVHLLFVTTSKEPGTTVHPRNLIIAERGSQATVIESYVSTVDGPYFTNVVSEMVIGEDAVVEHCKFQDESPEAFHIAAVNVQLGKGCNFIAHSIALGAKLSRNNIWTNLDAERVECVLNGLYLTKDEQLADNHMIVEHAKPHCNSHEYYNGILAGKSRGVFHGRILVRPDAQKTDAKQTNKNLLLSDDATIDTKPQLEIYADDVKCTHGATVGQLNEESIFYLRARGIGKETARRMLIHSFAGEIIARVRNAALREELDAIVWDRLEQNALAGEKK